Part of the Falco cherrug isolate bFalChe1 chromosome 1, bFalChe1.pri, whole genome shotgun sequence genome, TCAGAGGAAACAAGCTCAACGGTTTGTCCAAGGAAGAGTTTGTGTCCTTCAAGAAAATGGAGCTGCTGGATGCCAGCGACAACAGCTTCATCTGTTCCTGTGAATTCCTCTCCTTCATCCACCACCAGGCTGAGATAGCCCAGGTGCTGGTGGGGTGGCCGGATGAGTACATCTGTGACTCTCCGCTGGCGGTGAGAGGGGCACAGGTTGGAGCTGTGCACCTCTCCCTGATGGAGTGCCACAGGTCCCTTGTGGTGTCGTTGATCTGCGCCGTGGTCTTCCTGGTCATCCTCGTGCTCGTGGCTGTGGGCTACAAGTACCACGCGGTCTGGTACCTGCGAATGACCTGGGCATGGCTCCAAGCCAAGCGGAAGCCCAAGCGAGCCCCGCCAAAGGACATCTGCTACGACGCTTTTGTCTCCTACAGCGAGAATGACTCCGACTGGGTGGAAAACATCATGGTgcgggagctggagcaggccTGCCCCCCGTTCCGGCTCTGCCTTCATAAGCGGGACTTTGTGCCCGGGAAGTGGATTGTGGACAACATCATTGACTCCATCGAGAAGAGCCACAAGACGCTCTTTGTGCTGTCTGAGCACTTTGTGCAGAGCGAGTGGTGCAAATACGAGCTGGACTTCTCGCACTTCCGCCTCTTTGACGAGAACAACGATGCGGCGATTCTCGTCCTCCTGGAGCCCATCCAGAGCAAAGCAATTCCCAGGAGGTTCTGCAAGCTGCGCAAGATCATGAACACAAAGACCTACCTTGAGTGGCCTCGTGGTGAAGATCGGCAGGAGATGTTTTGGGAAAACTTGAAAGGAGCCTTGAAGTCGTAAAGCAAGTCAGCAGTACCCATTTCAGCATATTTCCAAAGGATCTATGTTTGCTTATGCTAAGcgttttttctttcttattattcTGCCTAAGGAGAACTGGCTTTGTTGTGTATAGAAATAATTGTCATCTTACTAAATGTGAAAACCCACTTCAGGCTTTCCCATGATTTGATACTCTGATCTTTCACAACCCCTGCCAATAACTATGATATTTGAAAGCCATGTTGGGTTTCATATACTTATCTAAATTCATTTAGCTGTATGTAGGgcatttctgtactttttcctcctgttacCACATCCCCAGCTAGTTGCTAATGATGCGATTGtaatttagaaatgaaaataaaagccaagtACTTCAATACTCCCCTGCGTCTGTTATTCTCCTTTAGTTTATTTTCAGTGCCATCATGCATAGcacagcaattaaaattaaattctgaaaaaaaaaaccctgaggatttacattaaaataaattctaacaTTCTGTACAGCACACAAAAAGACAGTATCTCGAATATGTACTTCTGTTCACGAGTCTGTTGTTCTGGCTAGTTATACCATGGTCCATACCACCATGCATGGACTGGCATTCACTCGGCACCTGTGAAGGAATCATCCTGGCACCTTGTACAACGGTGGTGAAATACAGAGGCATTAAATCACTGGTGGTTTGATTGGTGGTTGTTTCCTTAGGCTTCTTTCTCCCTGTGAATGCTCATTTCTGCCTCCATGGCCACCACCACATTCCCCTCTATCTCCCCACAGATAGAGCTGAAGCCTTCTATTTGTCGGGTGTGAGGCTGTGTTTCTAGTGAGCGGGCCAGGTGGTGTTGCAGGCTGGCTCGCTTCTTGCTTATGCTCTTCCCTTTGCACAGCACATTGCAGTAATTATTGGGCTGTGCACCCCTCGTGGCTCTGCTTAGCTTCCTTTATAACCAGTGAAGAAAATCGCACTGATAAAAGGCAGTTCATCTTTCTGCTTCAGTATGAGGTATCTCCTAGAACATCTGTCTTGCTCTTCACCAATTACAAAGGGAATCTAGATGAGCAGGTAGATACAGATGTTTAAATTTAAGATAGCTGGTGCCTCTCTGAGTGCCTGGAGTCACagctgttgtgggtttttgtgttttagaGGTTCATGTGGCAACCTGGAATTGTCTCTGAGGGGATAAAGTTAGGTGTGGGTTTCTCTAACTCGGCAATTCTATATTCGCCTTTGCTCGTGTGGCTGCAGCTTAAGTACAGGAGAacctaaattaattttgattcaCCTTCAGACATGCAATTATTTCGTGGTGAAATACCAAAGCTTTGGCATATGGGCTGAGTGAGTAtttgaaaaatgggaaaatttgCTTATACACACACAAGTCTGTGTGTTGGTATATATGTGCATACTCGTATGTATGTATACCTCTGTACATgcttatatatatgtgtatatacacactcctgtatgtatgtgtatatgtatatatgcacacGAGCTGATAGTTTCCGTGGGTGTAGCCTGCAAACACCACTTTCAGTTCCACTTTCCTGTGCTAACAGTATCTGTAGGGTTAGTCCAAAGCCTGCTACAAAAGAATTTTTCTGCTCACGCCCTTGGAGAAGAATAGCTCATGGGCTAACCAAAGCTGAACTCCAGGTAAGTGAGGAGCGAACCATCTGACAGCAAACACTGAGCACTGATAAAACACATTAAGAGACCACAAGAGGTAAGGGAGAAATACGTCTTGCTGGTCATTCCAAAGGGAGGGTCAGAGAGAGAGGCAGTAGCAGCCTTGGCTTTCACACATTGCACTCTTATCACTGACCCAGGCTTTTACGGGTTGGCACATTTAAAAGAACCGATAGCGTTACAGCTCTTATGCCAATCAGATCCCCCAGGCGGGAATCCCCCTGCTACATTGCCAGGACGGAGGGGCGAAGCGGGAAGGAACCAGCAGCATGAGAGGAAGCTGGGTAGAGAACAATCAGCAAAAGAGATGAAACACGACTGTGCAGGCaccagagctggagctggcacCCACGGGAGTCTTTTCTGTACAGAGGTGAGTTTGCGGGTTGGTGAATGCTCTAGGCATGGGAAGAGAGAGTGGAGCTGCAACACCAGAGCAAGAAGCAAGGAGGGAGCACTGGGAAGAGGCTATCTCATCTCTGCCACGGAGTCCTCCTCTGCGTGGGGGGTTCAGGGTgcttggggctgctgggcaggggccagctcctgcaggagtgcagggtggggagggattCCTGGCTTCCAGCAGAAGTGGAACAGGCAGGTGCAATCACAGGCAGCTGGTAGGGCTGCATGGCCGgcaggcagcaaaaggaaggcTCTCCGGGAGAGCCAAGACATGCTGATGGGAGCAATGTCCTTCAGGaaatgggaaagaggaaagcatCAAATGAAAAAGAGACAAGCTGGGTCAGACTGTGCCGTTTCTGCTAATTTTCCTTGTGGGAGGGTGCCTTGTATGTTCTTTGTCCTGTTTATATGTTGCCCCACTTGTGTGTTGATacctgctgcccagggaaggcTGGACATGAAGGTGGGCTCTGTTTGCTCGAGGAATTCAACCAGGAAAGAGCTCACTGAGCAACAGTCTCAAGGCAGCGGGATCAGCTATCTCCTCACCTAACTCTGCCTTGTTGCACATCCTCTGTGTTGGAAATAAGAAGAGGCATGCCTATGgatgtgcgtgtgtgtgtatacacatgcATACCATTAAATCAATGCTCtggccaaggggccagtggcatcctggggtgcattaggcggagcgtggccagcaggtcgagggaggttgTCCTGCCCCTCTACCTGCcccctggtgaggccacacctggagtactgggtccagttctgggctccccaggtcaagagagacagggaactgctggagagggaccAGCGGAGGCTGCGAGGGCGATGAGGGGACCGGGGCATCGCCCTtatggggaagggctgagggagctaggcctgctcagcctggagaaggctgagagggatctCATCGGTGGCTACACATaccttaagggcgagtgtccagaggacggggccaggctcttttcagaggtgcccagcacaggacaaggggcaacaggcacaaactgcagcacaggcagttccatctgaatatgaagAAGAATGTCTCCacttgagggtgacagagccctgggacaggctgcccagggaggctgtggcgtctccttctctggagacattcaaaacccacctggatgcaatTCTGTGcgacctgctctgggtgaacctgctttagcagggggttggaccaggtgGTCTCTAGATGTCTCTTCCAACCCTGAACGTTCTTTGATTCTGTGATAACTGGGACATatgtaacacacacacaaccaaGTGCAAAGCAGCAACTTTCCCCAGTCTGCCTGTGGGTTGATGCCTTCACCAACCAGTGACCCTCCCACTGCAGACTCTGTAGCACTGCTCAGATTTACCAGGGCTCATCTAGCTTGATAGCGCTCCCCAACCTAGAATCAATTTGCACACTGTTGGTGTGCTTTATTTTAGTGGTTACATTAGCCTTTAACATTTGTTAGCATTTCTAGAACCTCATTCGGTTGGCActtgtggttttatttaagAATATGCACATATTTCCTCGAATACTTCTACTTGCCTGGGCCAAGGAAGATAGTCTGAACATGTCTGATGGCTCAGACCCTTTGTCCATAACCCAGAAACACTTTAAATGTGTAGTTTGTCACAGCACCTTATGGTATAAGGGCATCTGTgcaagtttctgtatttttagctgCATTTCAAtttgtgtgtggctttttttcttcccagtgcaACAGGGAAAAGTGATTCCTTGGTAGAACAATGATATTCTGGACTGGGGCTGTATTTCTGAGTGGGTGTAGAGAGGTCTGAAAAAAACTTTGTAAGTCAGGATCTTAAGCTGAATTATTAGACAGGAATGGGAAGTGGAAGAGAATGGGTGGAAATGCATGAGGTTGGGAATGGGATTTCCCCGAGTGTCTGCTCACATTACAgatgagcaaaaaaaaaaaacttgagaAAGATGCTCAGGGAAGTGACAATAAAGAAAAGCATCCTATATCACCAGACGGGGTTCAGTCCTGCGTTCCCTGGTTGGTTTCAGGTTGGTAAGGTGGGGAGCCATTAGGCTCAGCTGGTATTGCCTGCACAGTACCTGCCTGGTTCCTTTCTTGCTGCcaatttttcatctgtaaatAATCTACCTATAGCTAGATTTTGATTGGCCAGGTTGcctggttgtttctttttccaacaTTAAGCATTTGGatggcaatttaaaaaataccactTAAATTTGTTGCTTGTGAAACTCATCTTTCTCCTAGCTTTGCTCCTGTGGCCTGCAGCACTGTTACCCATCCGGACTCGCAAGGccaaaaaagccccacaaaaaAGCCTCAGCTGGACAGCAGGTGAGTGTAACTACAGATCACAGTTCTTCGGGTGGGATTCACATGGACATATATCTAGGTATCTAAACTGTGGTGCTCCATTTTAAGTCAATGAGGTCATTTCTCTTGGAGTCATCACATCTTAGTGTGGGTGTCCAAGAGACATGATGTGAAATGCCCCTGAAAGTTGttatttctctccattgacttTGGAGGACATGATGGGTGACAGCTAAGTTGTGGGCATCTAAAGACAGGGGAGAGGACTGTGTCCTTCAAGATCCAAAGCTCTATGTCAGAGAAAGAGATTAAAGGAAAGTAACACAAAATGTCAAACTGTTTCTAGTCCTTCAGGTGGGAAGAGATGGAATcattgaaaaaataatccacaacTTTTCCTCATTTCCTCATATGCCCAAACAATCTCAGGTAATTCTGCCActtttgaataattttaagCGATTTTGGCTAAACATAACGCAACTAGAAGGGCAGGACTTTTTTGTTATGAACTTGTCTGTGTGGGTGAGCTAttgtaaaattaattaagaGTATGAAATCAAAGTACAGTAGCTTTTCTGCACAGAATCTTAATGGGATgactgaaggagaaagaagttaGTGGTACTTAGTGAGCCAATCTAACCCAACTAACCTGATACAGAGCCCACGATGATCTTGGGGAATCTGTTCATTGGCCATCTTGGGACTGGTTCACTCTTTTCACCCTCGGTAAAATACCtactggggggggggacacacgcAATTTGTGACACACTGGAgaaagttatattttaaaagtgtataaacaacaaaaaaaaagggggttatAATTCAATATGTAATGCAGGTTTTGAAGGGAAAACAGCCCTCTTGGGTTTCAAGAGTTGTTTTTCCAACTCCTCAGAGGGGCAGATGAACTAAAGTCACCTTGCTGGGAGTAAGGATGGGCTGGATATTGCAGCGAGCTCTGCAACACAGAAAGCCACATCAAATCAGTACTATAAAAGGCACAACtgtgggaagaaagagaagtgaCACAGGATCCACAGCTGTGTGGCTTCTCTTGAATCATTTCAGTCCAGAAGATGAGGAACAGGCCGTGGGGCTAGAAAAAGCTGATCTCATTTGCGGGAGGCTCCAAAAGCCTCTGCTCTTCCTTGTGACTTGGCCTAACCATCTCTGTCACAGAGacccaaagcagaaaaagtcaCTGGCAGAGGAAAAGGGTGTGGCAGTAAAAAGGAGGAGCCAAGAGTCAGTAGGTTACAATGGTCAGTTTTCCCTCCTTTAGCTTCATTAGCCAGTATCAGACTGATGGCAACATGATAATGATGGCCTACACAGACATCCaggcaaatatttatttccctgCTGCTAGCACATTTACAAACAAAATAGCCAAAGGCAGATAAAATGAGGAAAGGGACTGAAACATATAAGCCCTCTTCTCGCTGTTGTCAGAACTGAGATATGATTGAAATGAGTATTAAATGTGAATGTCCTTATCTCCTGTGAGACACTGACTCTTCTTGATGTAACCAGGATTTGAAACACATATAGGAGACTGTGtagtaaaaaaagaataatactCACAgatccagaagaaaaagaccTAATGCAGGGCTGGGGCGTGGGAGGAGTGGTGTATAGGGACTATTTAATAATCAGGCGAAGAATCAGATTTAGTAATAGTGTTGTGATTATTCAGATGTTTAACTGAATCCGGAAAAGATTTGTGCAACTTTTAATTGATTtatcctcccctctgccctggtgaggccacacctggagtactgggtccagttctgggctccccaggtcaagagagacagggaactgctggagagggaccAGCGGAGGCTGCGAGGGCGATGAGGGGACCGGGGCATCCCCCTTAcggggaagggctgagggagctaggcctgctcagcctggagaaggctgagagggatctCATCGGTGGCTACACATaccttaagggcgagtgtccagaggacggggccaggctcttttcagaggtgcccagcacaggacaaggggcaacaggcacaaactgcagcacaggcagttccgTCTGCGCATGAGGGAAAACGTCTTTACCTTgggggtgacagagccctgggacaggctgcccagggaggctgtggcgtctccttctctggaaacattcaaaaaCCACCTAGACGCAATTCTGTGcgacctgctctgggtgaacctgTTTTAGCAAGGGAATGGAccaggtgatctccagagggcccttccaaccctgaccgttCTGTGATACTGTGATTTGATAGTCCtcatttcaaaatctgaaaccacaaggaaaaaaagagtaaattcAATCTATGTAGCTTTTAACAAATTATTCTGGAATACTTGTATACTAATATGTTTCATCTCTGAACAGtgttaaatacaaatatatttatagtGCCGTCAACAGTACAGAACAGTAAAGGTTATGTTTTTGATATATCCAAAATGTACCTTCTTCAAAACTAACTACTCATCTTATATTTGCTCTGAATGTATCTCATATTTTAGGCAAAATAATGATGACACGCATTTGGCAAGTGTGGGCTATCTACATGATCTTCGCTGCAAACCTCTCTGAAGAGCAAGTGCTGAAGCAGGCTTGTCCTTCATGCGGTGCCACTGAGGTTTGCAACTGCTCTGCCAGGGGCTTGGACTTCATTCCCCCAGGGCTCACGGGCAAAATCACAGTGTTAAACCTGGCCCACAACAGGATAAAGCACATCCAGTCCCAGgacctgcagcaggctgtgaacctgagagccctgctgctgcagtccaACAACATCAGCTCCATAGATGCGGACTCGTTTCGCTCCCTCGGGAAACTGGAGCTCTTGGACTTGTCAAATAACAGCTTGGCTTACTTGTACCCTGCGTGGTTTGGGCAGCTTTTTtcactccagcacctccaccTTCAAGGGAATTCCTACAGAGACCTGGGGGAAAGCTCCCCCTTCTCTAGCCTGAGAAACCTGAGCTCTCTCCACCTGGGCAACCCCTGGTTCTCCACGATAAGGCAAGGGAACTTTGAGGGCATTGCGCTTCTCGACAAACTGTGGATTGATGGTGGCAACCTCAGTCAGTACGAGCCAGGAAGTTTGAAATCGTTTAAGAAGATAAATCACATGATCATAAACACAAGAAGTATTAATGTATTCTCAGCAATTGTAACGGACCTTCTCCACTCTGTCACTTGgttagaagtgagaaaaatagCATTTAGTATACCTGCTGAAATTCACCTGTTGAAAGTCATGTCATcttcttttgcaaagaaaatttcttttaaacagaccTTATTAACAGATGCTACTGTGCCTGATATTGTCAGCATTTTAGCAGACATGCCAAAATTAGTGGAGTTAGAGATTATAGACTGCAGACTCTTGGGTACTGGACGATGGGAAGCACAAATTCTAGCAAACCAGTCACAGACTTTAAGAGTTCTGACAATAGAGAAATTATCTATAgaacaattttatttgtttacagATCTCCATACTGTGGAAGGTCTATTATCTCTTGTTACGAAACTAACAGTTGAAAATACTAAGGTGTTTTTGGTACCGTGCCAGCTTTCAAAACATCTTCTGTCATTACAGTATCTTGACCTTAGTGCAAATTTGCTTGGAGACCCGAGTTTGGAGCATTCAGCCTGTAAGGGTGGTTGGCCCTCATTGCAAACTTTAAATCTAAGTCAGAATTCACTCAGTGACTTAGAAATCACAAGTAAAAGTTTGTCTCATCTAAGAAACCTAATTCTCTTAGACAtcagccaaaataattttggtgaGATGCCAGACGTATGTGAATGGccagaaaacctgaaatatttgaatCTCTCCAGCACTCAAATATCTGAGGTCACCGCTTGCATTCCCCCAACGCTGGAAGTTCTGGACGTTAGCGCTAACAACCTGAGGGGGTTTGAACTGCAACTACCTTTTCTCAAAGAGCTGTACCTCACCAAAAACCAGCTGAAGACCTTGCCTGGTGCCGTGCCCATTCCAAACATAGTGGTTATGTCAGTCAGAAGAAACAAGCTCAACAGCTTGTCCAAGGAAGAGTTTGTGTCCTTCAAGAAAATGGAGCTGCTGGATGCCAGCGACAACAGCTTCATCTGTTCCTGTGAATTCCTCTCCTTCATCCACCACCAGGCCGAGATAGCCCAGGTGCTGGTGGGGTGGCCGGATGAGTACATCTGTGACTCTCCGCTGGCGGTGAGAGGGGCACAGGTTGGAGCTGTGCACCTTTCCCTGATGGAGTGCCACAGGTCCCTTGTGGTGTCGTTGATCTGCGCCGTGGTCTTCCTGGTCATCCTCGTGCTCGTGGCTGTGGGCTACAAGTACCACGCGGTCTGGTACCTGCGAATGACCTGGGCATGGCTCCAAGCCAAGCGGAAGCCCAAGCGAGCCCCGCCAAAGGACATCTGCTACGACGCTTTTGTCTCCTACAGCGAGAATGACTCCGACTGGGTGGAAAACATCATGGTgcgggagctggagcaggccTGCCCCCCGTTCCGGCTCTGCCTTCATAAGCGGGACTTTGTGCCCGGGAAGTGGATTGTGGACAACATCATTGACTCCATCGAGAAGAGCCACAAGACGCTCTTTGTGCTGTCTGAGCACTTTGTGCAGAGCGAGTGGTGCAAATACGAGCTGGACTTCTCGCACTTCCGCCTCTTTGACGAGAACAACGATGCGGCGATTCTCGTCCTCCTGGAGCCCATCCAGAGCAAAGCAATTCCCAGGAGGTTCTGCAAGCTGCGCAAGATCATGAACACAAAGACCTACCTGGAATGGCCTCTTGAAGAAGATCGGCAGGAGATGTTTTGGTTTAATCTGAAAATAGCTCTGAAATCCTAGAAAGGGATATTAAAGAATGAGTATGTATCAAATGTTCTCTGGATTTGTTTCTCTTACCTGTTTGTCCCATCACCTACCTGTATCTCTAGAATAGAAAGCTGAGCTACTGTAAATTCTATTATTTGCTCTGTGATTATTCTCTTTGGGTCATGAATTGTTGTATTGGTTTTAGTTGGAATTAAGTTTCTTCGTAGTTTCTCCTgtgatgctgtggtttggatttgtgaccaGTGTTGATAACAGGGGGatattttagttatttctgaacagtgcttacacagcattAAGGCCTTGTGTGTTTCTCTTGCTGTCCTGCCAGCGAGTAGGCTGAAGATGTATGATAATTTGGAAGGAGACACAGCTGAAAGAGCTGatcccagctgaccaaagggatgtcCTATACCATATAACATCATGCTCTGCAACAAAAGCTGTGcgaaagaaagaggaaaggagaatgTTTGcagttatggtgtttgtcttcccaggtaACTGTTAGGCATGATAGAGCCCTGCTCTCATGGAAACagccgaacacctgcctgctggcaggaagcagtgaatgaatccctgaattccttgttttgctttacttgccAGCGGCTCTTGCTTTACCTGTTGAACTGTCTTAATCTCAGCCCAGTGAGTGAGTGGCTCTGCGGTGCTGGGCTGCTTtccggggttaaaccacaattTTCTACACACATTAATCAGCAGTGTtagcaaaagctgttttatttagaTATTAAATGGTGAAAAGTTGTTTAGATATACAGCTATATAGTTTATCCATCTTTATCTATACAGCTATGTAGTTTATCCATCTTTATCCTTGCAAAAGCTTTAGGAGAGAGCCTGCCTTAGCCAAGGGGTTTTCTGCATTCTTTGGATAAACCACTTCTAATGAAATGCAATAAAAGTCAGTTTACGCAGCAAGGGTTTTTGTCCTAGCTCTCCTAGTTAGTGGATCTAAGGACTGATTAGATAGAAATAGGCAGTATTTCTCAATCACTGTCAGTTAAATGTCCAGATCTCCTGAGGATTGTGGCTGCAAGGCTTAATGTAAAAATGCACTTTCACATTGCAATTCTGGCTGTTGTTCCATAGATGTTCTACGGCAAAACAACTTTCTTGTTGAAAGATCTAGGGAGGTTGATGTCTGTCTAGTTTCAGTGTACTCTGTGTGGGAATAGATGCTTCAGAGTGGTGCCCAAATACTATTCTGACTTGCTCAAATAGAGTTTAAGCTATTCTCAGCTAGAACGTGAGAAACACGACTATATATGTAGTCTTTGAATTCTACACCATATTCCTCTCTCCGATCAACAGTCTTAGCACAGGCACAAAAAAGGATGTTTCCTACCTCTTTGCTCTCTCTGTAAATGCAGTCCACAAAACCAGAGGGAGTAGAGAGCATCCCACCTCAGACATTGTGTTTGCTATCAGCTGGGGCCATGTTTTCTCAAGATTACCAGGACAAGGCCTCTGATTGCTGAAAAAGTGGAATAAATGGGAGACATTGGCACCAGGCTCTTCCTCCAGagatgatttaaaaagaaaggttatCTTGGGTGATTCCTGCCTTGCAGAAAATTTCAGATGAACCCTAAGAGCTTGAATGTGGTAGGCCAGAGGGACCACTAACTTCTGGATCGGTTCAGGACTTATGCACAGGGTAGAACATTTCAGAAGCATGTACAGAAGAAGCAGACATGTACAGAAGCAGTCCTTAGGCGCCTTCACATGGAAATGCCTACAGCATTTGGCTGCATCTCTGATGAGATTATGTCCAAgttattgtttttattgttgtgTTTTGGTCTTGGGCATCTAACGTGTACAAAATCTCTGTTCAAACACCTCAATATCTGTAATTGAGTTGTAATTGAGTCTTAACTCACATCTAGCTTCCTGTTGTGTTACTGCTTTTTAGGAAATTCTCCGCA contains:
- the LOC102051584 gene encoding toll-like receptor 2 type-2, which codes for MMTRIWQVWAIYMIFAANLSEEQVLKQACPSCGATEVCNCSARGLDFIPPGLTGKITVLNLAHNRIKHIQSQDLQQAVNLRALLLQSNNISSIDADSFRSLGKLELLDLSNNSLAYLYPAWFGQLFSLQHLHLQGNSYRDLGESSPFSSLRNLSSLHLGNPWFSTIRQGNFEGIALLDKLWIDGGNLSQYEPGSLKSFKKINHMIINTRSINVFSAIVTDLLHSVTWLEVRKIAFSIPAEIHLLKVMSSSFAKKISFKQTLLTDATVPDIVSILADMPKLVELEIIDCRLLGTGRWEAQILANQSQTLRVLTIEKLSIEQFYLFTDLHTVEGLLSLVTKLTVENTKVFLVPCQLSKHLLSLQYLDLSANLLGDPSLEHSACKGGWPSLQTLNLSQNSLSDLEITSKSLSHLRNLILLDISQNNFGEMPDVCEWPENLKYLNLSSTQISEVTACIPPTLEVLDVSANNLRGFELQLPFLKELYLTKNQLKTLPGAVPIPNIVVMSVRRNKLNSLSKEEFVSFKKMELLDASDNSFICSCEFLSFIHHQAEIAQVLVGWPDEYICDSPLAVRGAQVGAVHLSLMECHRSLVVSLICAVVFLVILVLVAVGYKYHAVWYLRMTWAWLQAKRKPKRAPPKDICYDAFVSYSENDSDWVENIMVRELEQACPPFRLCLHKRDFVPGKWIVDNIIDSIEKSHKTLFVLSEHFVQSEWCKYELDFSHFRLFDENNDAAILVLLEPIQSKAIPRRFCKLRKIMNTKTYLEWPLEEDRQEMFWFNLKIALKS